The Spirochaetaceae bacterium DNA segment GCCTGACGCGCTGGTCCAACCTCAAGGTCAACCACGAACTGTACAACGTCGGCCACTTGTACGAAGCGGCCGTGGCGCACTACCAGGCCACCGGCAAGCGGGCGCTGCTCGAGGTCGCGGTGCGCAACGCGGATCTGATCGACCGCGTGTTCGGGCCCGGCAAACTGCGCGACGTGCCGGGCCACGAGGAGATCGAGATCGGCCTGGTAAAGCTGTACCGCGCCACCGGCGAGCGCCGCTACCTGGAACTCGCGAAGTTCTTCCTGGACCAGCGCGGCCAGCCGGACCGCGGCAACCTGCAGTCTGGCTTCGACAACCCCGGCTACATGCAGGACCATCTGCCGGTGACCGAGCAGCGCGAGGCGGTCGGTCACGCGGTACGGGCGGGCTACCTGTACAGCGGCATGGCCGACGTGGCGGCGCTGACCGGCGACCGGGCCTACATCGACGCGCTCGATGCCCTCTGGACCAACGTCGTGTCCAGGCGCATGTATCTGACCGGCGGCATCGGCTCCCGCCACCACGGCGAGGCGTTCGGCGACGACTACGAACTGCCCAACGCCGAGGCCTACGCCGAGACCTGCGCCGCGATCGCCAACACGCTGTGGAACCACCGCATGTTCCTGCTGCACGGCGACGCCAGGTACCTGGACGTGCTTGAGCGCACCCTCTACAACGGCTTTCTGGCCGGCATCTCGCTGTCCGGCGACACCTTTTTCTACGCCAACCCGTTGTCGTCCGACGGCCGGTGGCCGTTCAATGTCAGTACGGGCGCCGAGCGCTACCCGTGGTTCGATTGCTCCTGCTGCCCCACCAACGTGGTACGCCTGCTGCCCTCCCTTCCGGGCTACGTGTACGCGCATCGCGGCGGCGAGGTGTACGTCAACCTGTACGCCGCCGGCACGGCCACCATCCCCACGTCAGCGGGGTCCGTGACCCTGACGCAGGAGACGGAATACCCGTGGTCGGGTGCGGTCCGGCTCACCGTTGACCCCGACCGGGAGGCCGAGTTCGCCCTGCGCCTGCGCGTACCCGGCTGGGCCCGGAACGAGCCCGTGCCCAGCGATCTGTATCGCTATCTGGACGCCGCCGGAGAGGCACCCTCCCTGCACGTGAATGGCGCCCTTACCGGCGTGGAACTGGACCGGGGGTTCGCCGTGGTTCGCCGCCGCTGGCGCCCGGGCGACACGGTCGAACTGGACCTGCCGATGCCGGTACGCCGCGTGGTGAGCCACCAGGCCGTGACGGACAACCGCGGACGCGTCGCCGTCGAGCGCGGCCCGCTGGTGTACTGCGCCGAGGGGGCCGACAACGACGGCGAGGCGCTGGACCTCACCCTGCCTGACGGCGCCGCCCTCGGCGCCGCGCGCGATCCCGCCCTGCTCGGCGGCGTCACCACAATCCGCGGCGCCGGCATCACTCTGATCCCCTACTACGCCTGGTCGCACCGCGGCGCCGGCGAAATGAACGTCTGGCTGCAGCGGGCGTAGATTCACCGAGGCTGCGGGGCGGCGCCGGGCGCATGGGCGCCCCGCCTCGCGGTCAATCAGGCAGATCAGGCGAGGGCCGGCGCCAACCGGTAGAGGCGGTCCCTCCGCGCCACTCCGCCCCACCACGACGCAACTTTGACGGGAGTGGGGACCGGTGGTACGGTGGTACTGAATTGCAAAGCTGCGTAAGTGCGCCACGGCGCCGGCGGCGGGGAGGCAACGCGATGAAGAATGTCTGGTGGGCCGTGACCCTGGCCCTGTGTCTGACCGCGACCGGCGCCTGGGCCGGCGGTGAGGACGAAACCGAGACCGCCACCGCCGAGACGCGCGAGATGGTGGAGGATCCAACGACCGGCAAGATGCTGCTCGCGCCGCGCTACGGCGGGTCGATCAGCTACGCGGTGGTCGGGTCGCCGCCGAGTTCCGACGTGTGGTTCACCCACCACTCCTACAATGCCATCAACGGCGTCAACGAGGCTCTCGCCGTCGGCAACTGGGGAATCGACCGCGACGAGTTCGCCTTCGACACCGACGTCGTACCGGTGTCGGCGATGACCGGCCAACTGGCCGAAAGCTGGACCATGCCCGACGATGTCACCGTGGTGTTCACCATCCGCGACAACGTGTTCTGGCGCGACCGGCCGCCGACCAACGGCCGCCAGCTCACCGCGCACGACATCGCCTACAACTGGCAACGCTACTTCGGGCTCGAGCAGTTCGCCGAGCAGGGGATTTCGCCCTCGCTGGGCGCAGGATACGAGGGCAGATACGAGTCGATTACCGCCACCGACGACCGCACCGTGGTGTTCAAGCTGACCCAGCCGCGGCTCGACCCGCTGTATGACATCTTCTTCCAGCTCAGCCGGTCGATCTACGCACCCGAGGTGATCGAGGAGCACGGCGACGTGCAGGACTGGCGCAACAACGTCGGCACCGGCCCGTTCGACCTGGTCGAGTGGGTCGAAGAGAGCCTGATGGTGTGGAACAGGATCGACGACTACTGGGGCTTCGACGAGAAGTTCCCGGACAATCGCCTGCCCTACATCGACGAGGTGCGCGGCATCTTCATGAAAGAGCCGGCGGCCCGGCTCGCGGCGATCCGCACCCGGCAGGTCGATCACCTCGGCAGCCCCGGCAACACCCAGATCAACTCGATCGACGACTTCAAGTCGCTGCGCGACAGCAACCCCGAGCTGCAGTTCTTCAAACGCGTGTTCCGCTGCGAGACCTGCATCGGGTTCAACATCGCCAACAAGCCGTTCGACGACATCAACGTGCGCCGCGCCATGCAGATGGCGTTCGACTTCGAGGCGATGAACGACGACTTCTTCGACGGCGAGGCCGACTGGGAGCCGGAAGGGCTGATCGGCCGCGGCAGCAAGGCGGGGTACTTCACCCCGTTCTCGGAGTGGCCCGAGGAGATCGCGCAATACTACCGATACGATCCGCAGCGCGCCGAGCAGATGCTCGACGAGGCCGGCTACCCGCGCGGCGACGACGGCATCCGGTTCCGGGTCCACTACGACGTCTGGGAGGGCCGACCGCTGCCGTTCTTCGACCTGCAGGTCGCCTACTGGCGCGACATCGGCGTCGAGGTGGAGGTGCGGCCGCACGACGGCGCCACCCTGGTTCCCCTGATTCAGAGCGGAGCTTACGAGGGCATGTCGGGGCGCGAGTCGGGTTTCTTCACCGCCGATCCGCTCGGTCTGCTGCGTGCCCTGGCCTATACCGACGCCACCTGGAACGCCCCGGGAATCGATGATCCGGAGCTGAACGCGCTGCTCGACGAGGCCGCCGCAAGTACCGACCTCGCGGAACACCAGCGGCTGGTCAAGCAGGCGGACCTCTACATCACCGCCAACCAGTGGTACATGTGGTCGCACCGCATACCGCAGATCTTCGTGTTCCAGCCGTGGATCGTAGGCCACAGCGGCGAGTTGGCGATCGGCACCATGGAGCGCGGGCCGGTGATGATGGCGCGCCTCTGGATCGACCAGGAATTGAAAGACGAGTACGTCAAGTAACGCGGCCTTCGGACGCATGACGAACGCAGCGGGATGGTCGCCCGGTGACCATCCCGCTGCGACGTTGGGAATACGCTGACGGTTCTGTTAGCATAAGCCGATACACACACGAACACGGGTGGCGGGAGGCAGTTCCGAGCCCGTAAACGAAGGAGGAGTCCCTCATGACTTCAAGACTGTTGGTGCTGGCACTGGCGTTTGCGCTGGTGGCGGCTGCCGTTCCGTTTGCCGGCGGTGAGGAGGAAACCGAGACCACCTCCGCCGAGCCTCGCGAGATGGTGGAGGATCCCACCACCGGCAAGATGCTGCTGGCGCCGCGCTACGGTGGGTCGATCAGCTATGCCGCGGTCGGGTCGCCGCCGAGTTCCGACACCTGGTTCACCCACCACTCCAACAACGCCATCAATGGTGTCAACGAGAGTCTGGCCATCGGCGACTGGGGCATCGACCGGGACGTATTCGCCTACGACACCGATGTCATCCCGGTCTCGGTGATGACCGGTCAACTGGCCGAGAGCTGGACCATGCCCGACGACGTCACCGTGGTGTTCACCATCCGCGACAACGTGTTCTGGCGCGACCGGCCGCCGACCAACGGCCGCCAGCTCACCGCGCACGACATCGCCTACAACTGGCAACGCTACTTCGGGCTCGAGCAGTTCGCCGAGCAGGGGATTTCGCCCTCGCTGGGCGCAGGATACGAGGGCAGATACGAGTCGATTACCGCCACCGACGACCGCACCGTGGTGTTCAAGCTGACCCAGCCGCGGCTCGACCCGCTGTATGACATCTTCTTCCAGCTCAGCCGGTCGATCTACGCACCCGAGGTGATCGAGGAGCACGGCGACGTGCAGGACTGGCGCAACAACGTCGGCACCGGCCCGTTCGACCTGGTCGAGTGGGTCGAAGAGAGCCTGATGGTGTGGAACAGGATCGACGACTACTGGGGCTTCGACGAGAAGTTCCCGGACAATCGCCTGCCCTACATCGACGAGGTGCGCGGCATCTTCATGAAAGAGCCGGCGGCCCGGCTCGCGGCGATCCGCACCCGGCAGGTCGATCACCTCGGCAGCCCCGGCAACACCCAGATCAACTCGGTCGACGACTTCAATTCGCTGCGCGAAAGCAACCCCGAGTTGCAATTCTTCCGGCGCGTGTTCCGCTGCGAGACCTGCATTGGATTCAACATCGGCAACGAGCCGTTCGACGACATCAACGTACGCCGCGCCATGCAGATGGCGTTCGACCTTGAAGCCATGAACAACGACTTCTTCGACGGCCAGGCCGACTGGGTGCCGGAGGGGAGGATCGGCCGCGGCGCCAAGGCCGGGTACTTCACCCCGTTCTCGGAGTGGCCCGAAGAGATCGCACAGTACTACCGCTACGATCCGGAGCGCGCCGAGCAGTTGCTCGACGAGGCCGGCTACCCGCGTGGGGAGGATGGCATCCGGTTCCGGACCCACTATGACGTGTGGGAGGGCCGCCCACTGCCGTTCTTTGACCTGCAGGTCGCCTACTGGCGCGACATCGGCGTCGAGGTGGAAGTGCGGCCGCACGATGGCGCCACCCTGGTACCCCTGATTCAGAGCAGGGCGTATCAGGGCATGTCGGGGCGCGAGTTGGGCACGTTTACCGGCAATCCGCTCGGTTCGCTGCACGTTGTCGCCTATACCGACGCCACCTGGAACGCCCCCGGGATCGATGATGCGAAGATGAATGCGCTGCTCGACGCGGCCGCGGAAACCACCGACCTGGCGGAGCACCAGCGGCTGGTCAAGGAGGCGGACCTCCACTTGATCGCCAACCACTGGTACGGCTGGTCGCACCGGCTGCCGCAGATCTTCGTGTTCCAGCCGTGGATCGTCGGCCACAGCGGCGAGTTGCAGCTCGGCAGCATGGAGCGCGGACCGGTGATGATGGCGCGCCTGTGGATCGACCAGGAGTTGAAGGACGAGTACGTCAAGTAAACGCGTCGCCTTCAGGGGCATGACGCCGCGGTGGGATGACGGCAGGGCCGTCACTCCGCTGCGGCGTCGATAGCTCAGTCGTAAGACGCGGAAGCGCACGCCGTGCGAGCCTATATCATCCGCAGACTGCTGCTGATCATCCCCACCCTGCTGATCCTGAGCGCGCTGGTGTTCCTGTCGGTGCGCTTCATTCCCGGCGACGTCATCGACGCGCTGGAGTCACGGATGGACTACCTGGCCGAGCCGCTCGACCGCGCCGCGCTGGAGCGGGTGCTCGGCCTCGACAAGCCGGTGCACGTGCAGTACCTGCTGTGGCTGCGCGGCATCTTCCTGCACGGCACGCTGGGCAACTCGCTGCTCGGCAAGGACACCGTGGAAGCGAAGATCTGGACCCGCGCGGGGCCGACCTTCCAACTGGGCCTGATGTCCCTGGTCATCGGCATGGTGATCGCGCTGCCGGTGGGGGTGTACTCGGCGATCCGCCAGGACACCGCGGCCGACTACGCGGGCCGCACCATCGCCGTGCTGGGGCTGGCGACGCCCAACTTCTGGCTCGCGATCATGGTGATCATCTACCCGGCGCTGTGGTGGAACTGGGCGCCGCCGATCCTGATGGTCAAGTTCCTGGATGACCCGTGGGAGAGCCTGGGCGTGTTCCTGATCCCGAGCATCATCCTGGGCACCGCGATGTCGGCCGGCACCATGCGCTTCACCAGGACGATGATGCTGGAGGTGCTGCGCCAGGACTACGTGCGCACCGCCTGGGCCAAGGGCCTGCGCGAGCGCCTGGTGATCGTCCGGCACGCCATCAAGAACGCCATGATCCCGGTGGTGTCCGCCATCGGGCTGTCGCTGCCGCTGCTGGTGGGCGGCTCGGTGATCATCGAGAACATCTTCAACCTGCCCGGCATGGGGCAGCTCATGCTGATCGCGCTGTCGGACCGGGACTACCCGATCGTGTCCGGAGTCAACCTGTTCTTCGGGGTCGGCGTGGTGCTGATCAACCTGCTGATCGACCTGGTCTACGTCTACCTGGACCCGAGGATCCGCTACGCGTAGTGCGCCGGCATGAGTGAGACCGGAACAGCGGCAACGCCGCCGGCGAGCCCGTCCGCAACGAGCATGGAGGCTCCGCGCCGGCGGTCGCCGTTCGCGCAGTTCTTCGCACGGTTGATCAGGGAGAAACCGCTCGGCGCGGTGAGCGGCGGGGTGGTCCTGGTCCTGATCGTGGTCAGCATCTTCGCGACGCAACTGGCGCCGTACGACATCCACGAGGTCAACGCCAAGAACCGGCTCAAGGGGCCGTCGGCCGAGCACCTGCTGGGCACCGACCACGTCGGCCGCGACTTCTTCAGCCGGGTGCTGCTCGGCGCCCGCCTGTCGCTGTTCGTGGGCCTGAGCGCCACCGCGCTCAACGTGCTGGTGGCGCTGCTGATCGGCGGCGTGTCCGGCTACCTGGGCGGCAAGCTGGACTTGATGATGCAGCGCTTCGTGGACGCCTGGATGGCCTTCCCCGGCCTGCTGCTGCTGCTCACCATCATGTCGATCGTGGGGCGCGGCCTGCCGCAGGTGATCATCGTGCTCGGCGTCAGCGGCGGCATCGTCGGCTCCCGCGTGGTGCGCGGCGCGGTGATCGGGGTCAAGGAAAACATCTACTTCCAGGCGGCCGAGGCGATCGGCACCCGCACCGGCAGCACCCTGCTGCGCCACGTAATCCCCAACATCGCGCCGATACTGGTGATCATCTTCAGCATCAACATCGGCGGCGTGATCATCAGCGAGGCCTCCCTGAGCTTTCTCGGCTTCGGGCTGCCGATCGAGATACCGAGCTGGGGCGGGCTGTTGAGCCGCGAGGGACGCCGCTACATGGAGCAGGCGCCGCACCTGGCGCTGTGGCCGGGCCTGTGTCTCACCGTCACGGTATACGCCATGAACAACTTCGGCGATGCCGCTCGCGACCTGCTGGACCCGCGCCTGCGCGGCGGCGCCGGTACCAACTACGGAGGATTCCGCGGCAACCGGCGCGCCGCGGGCGCCCCGGCCGGCCGGTGAGTGCCGGCAGCCGACCAGTTCACCACCTGATCACCGGCCGCCATCAGCCACCGCCGGCGCCCTCGCGCCCTACCCGCCCCCGAACGCTGCCCGCGTCCGTCCTGACTGCCGGCCACCGATGGGCTCACGCCATGACCGCCGGCCGGCACCGGCCACCACAGGCATGCCTACGCCCAAACCGCATCCGGGCGCTGGTGGCGGTTGTCCTGGCCGCCGCCGCTGTCGCGCCGGTCGCCGCGGAGGCGCCGGCCACGCGGTTCCGCGATGCCACGCCGGGCTCCGGCATCGCCTTCGAGAGCGGCATGCGCGGCATCGACGGCTTTGCGTTCGTGGACCTGATGGCCCGCACCAGCGCCGCCGCCGGCGACTACGACGGCGACGGCGACGTCGACCTGTTCATCGTGCGCGGCGACATCGGCCCCAACCTCCTGTACCGCAACGACGGCGGCCTGCGGTTCACGGACGTGGCGTCGGCGGCGGGACTCGCCTTCACCCGCCCGCCGGCGGACAACTACCGCCACGCCGGGCCGACGTTCGCCGACATCGACGGCGACGGCGACCTTGACCTGTTCGTCGGCGGCCTGCAGGGCGACCCGTCCCGGCTGTACCGCAACGACGGCGACGGCACGTTCAGCGACGTGACCCGGCACTCCGGACTCGAC contains these protein-coding regions:
- a CDS encoding ABC transporter substrate-binding protein, whose product is MKNVWWAVTLALCLTATGAWAGGEDETETATAETREMVEDPTTGKMLLAPRYGGSISYAVVGSPPSSDVWFTHHSYNAINGVNEALAVGNWGIDRDEFAFDTDVVPVSAMTGQLAESWTMPDDVTVVFTIRDNVFWRDRPPTNGRQLTAHDIAYNWQRYFGLEQFAEQGISPSLGAGYEGRYESITATDDRTVVFKLTQPRLDPLYDIFFQLSRSIYAPEVIEEHGDVQDWRNNVGTGPFDLVEWVEESLMVWNRIDDYWGFDEKFPDNRLPYIDEVRGIFMKEPAARLAAIRTRQVDHLGSPGNTQINSIDDFKSLRDSNPELQFFKRVFRCETCIGFNIANKPFDDINVRRAMQMAFDFEAMNDDFFDGEADWEPEGLIGRGSKAGYFTPFSEWPEEIAQYYRYDPQRAEQMLDEAGYPRGDDGIRFRVHYDVWEGRPLPFFDLQVAYWRDIGVEVEVRPHDGATLVPLIQSGAYEGMSGRESGFFTADPLGLLRALAYTDATWNAPGIDDPELNALLDEAAASTDLAEHQRLVKQADLYITANQWYMWSHRIPQIFVFQPWIVGHSGELAIGTMERGPVMMARLWIDQELKDEYVK
- a CDS encoding ABC transporter permease, translating into MRAYIIRRLLLIIPTLLILSALVFLSVRFIPGDVIDALESRMDYLAEPLDRAALERVLGLDKPVHVQYLLWLRGIFLHGTLGNSLLGKDTVEAKIWTRAGPTFQLGLMSLVIGMVIALPVGVYSAIRQDTAADYAGRTIAVLGLATPNFWLAIMVIIYPALWWNWAPPILMVKFLDDPWESLGVFLIPSIILGTAMSAGTMRFTRTMMLEVLRQDYVRTAWAKGLRERLVIVRHAIKNAMIPVVSAIGLSLPLLVGGSVIIENIFNLPGMGQLMLIALSDRDYPIVSGVNLFFGVGVVLINLLIDLVYVYLDPRIRYA
- a CDS encoding glycoside hydrolase family 127 protein, with the translated sequence MDYSITPLAFTEVAFDDRFWLPRLTTNREVTIPYDFRKCEQTGRIDNFAKAAGQMAGPHEGIFFNDSDVFKVVEGAAYSLSLHPDPELDAYLDGLIAKFAGAQEQDGYLYTARTIDPSAMEPDREGLTRWSNLKVNHELYNVGHLYEAAVAHYQATGKRALLEVAVRNADLIDRVFGPGKLRDVPGHEEIEIGLVKLYRATGERRYLELAKFFLDQRGQPDRGNLQSGFDNPGYMQDHLPVTEQREAVGHAVRAGYLYSGMADVAALTGDRAYIDALDALWTNVVSRRMYLTGGIGSRHHGEAFGDDYELPNAEAYAETCAAIANTLWNHRMFLLHGDARYLDVLERTLYNGFLAGISLSGDTFFYANPLSSDGRWPFNVSTGAERYPWFDCSCCPTNVVRLLPSLPGYVYAHRGGEVYVNLYAAGTATIPTSAGSVTLTQETEYPWSGAVRLTVDPDREAEFALRLRVPGWARNEPVPSDLYRYLDAAGEAPSLHVNGALTGVELDRGFAVVRRRWRPGDTVELDLPMPVRRVVSHQAVTDNRGRVAVERGPLVYCAEGADNDGEALDLTLPDGAALGAARDPALLGGVTTIRGAGITLIPYYAWSHRGAGEMNVWLQRA
- a CDS encoding ABC transporter permease: MSETGTAATPPASPSATSMEAPRRRSPFAQFFARLIREKPLGAVSGGVVLVLIVVSIFATQLAPYDIHEVNAKNRLKGPSAEHLLGTDHVGRDFFSRVLLGARLSLFVGLSATALNVLVALLIGGVSGYLGGKLDLMMQRFVDAWMAFPGLLLLLTIMSIVGRGLPQVIIVLGVSGGIVGSRVVRGAVIGVKENIYFQAAEAIGTRTGSTLLRHVIPNIAPILVIIFSINIGGVIISEASLSFLGFGLPIEIPSWGGLLSREGRRYMEQAPHLALWPGLCLTVTVYAMNNFGDAARDLLDPRLRGGAGTNYGGFRGNRRAAGAPAGR
- a CDS encoding ABC transporter substrate-binding protein, which codes for MTSRLLVLALAFALVAAAVPFAGGEEETETTSAEPREMVEDPTTGKMLLAPRYGGSISYAAVGSPPSSDTWFTHHSNNAINGVNESLAIGDWGIDRDVFAYDTDVIPVSVMTGQLAESWTMPDDVTVVFTIRDNVFWRDRPPTNGRQLTAHDIAYNWQRYFGLEQFAEQGISPSLGAGYEGRYESITATDDRTVVFKLTQPRLDPLYDIFFQLSRSIYAPEVIEEHGDVQDWRNNVGTGPFDLVEWVEESLMVWNRIDDYWGFDEKFPDNRLPYIDEVRGIFMKEPAARLAAIRTRQVDHLGSPGNTQINSVDDFNSLRESNPELQFFRRVFRCETCIGFNIGNEPFDDINVRRAMQMAFDLEAMNNDFFDGQADWVPEGRIGRGAKAGYFTPFSEWPEEIAQYYRYDPERAEQLLDEAGYPRGEDGIRFRTHYDVWEGRPLPFFDLQVAYWRDIGVEVEVRPHDGATLVPLIQSRAYQGMSGRELGTFTGNPLGSLHVVAYTDATWNAPGIDDAKMNALLDAAAETTDLAEHQRLVKEADLHLIANHWYGWSHRLPQIFVFQPWIVGHSGELQLGSMERGPVMMARLWIDQELKDEYVK